In Pseudomonas sp. ADAK18, a single window of DNA contains:
- a CDS encoding transglycosylase SLT domain-containing protein has product MRGAWCKGWLLIILLVGSEAKAYCWAEAASRYDLEPELLQAIAAVESGYRADAMNYSNNNGTRDIGLMQINSIHLPRLLKEGVTEQRLLDEPCLSVAVGASILAGFIKQFGYNWTAVGSYNVGTGSGPQRDALRVRYAQKIWARYEELMALRNG; this is encoded by the coding sequence TTGAGAGGGGCCTGGTGCAAAGGATGGCTGCTGATCATCCTGCTCGTGGGCAGCGAGGCCAAGGCTTATTGCTGGGCAGAGGCTGCCAGTCGATATGACCTCGAGCCGGAGCTGTTACAGGCCATAGCGGCCGTGGAGTCTGGCTATCGAGCCGACGCCATGAACTACAGCAATAATAACGGCACTCGGGATATCGGGCTGATGCAGATCAACAGCATTCACCTGCCACGGCTGCTCAAGGAGGGCGTTACCGAGCAGCGACTGTTGGATGAGCCTTGCTTGTCAGTGGCGGTGGGGGCATCGATTCTTGCCGGCTTTATCAAGCAGTTTGGTTACAACTGGACAGCGGTGGGTTCTTACAATGTGGGCACCGGCTCAGGGCCGCAACGTGACGCATTGCGTGTTCGTTATGCGCAAAAAATCTGGGCGCGGTATGAAGAGTTGATGGCGTTGCGTAACGGATGA
- a CDS encoding winged helix-turn-helix domain-containing protein, which yields MDDVAEGWAPAPVIFGRWTLHGDGRLTGACADIQLPPKEWQVLRLLLASTGVLVTKDHLLERAWSSGEVTEESLTRCIYSLRKHLEDDKGFIKTVYGRGYRFTCPVVAVSAADHVPVPPMVHVCSTCGQVSRWES from the coding sequence ATGGACGATGTAGCTGAGGGTTGGGCGCCTGCGCCTGTGATCTTCGGTCGCTGGACGTTGCATGGCGATGGCAGGCTGACAGGCGCGTGTGCGGATATTCAACTGCCTCCCAAGGAGTGGCAGGTATTGCGCTTACTGCTCGCATCGACCGGTGTGTTGGTGACCAAGGATCATTTGCTGGAAAGGGCCTGGTCCTCTGGCGAAGTCACCGAGGAGTCATTGACGCGCTGTATCTATTCACTGCGTAAACACCTGGAGGACGACAAGGGGTTTATCAAGACCGTCTATGGCAGGGGCTACCGCTTTACCTGTCCGGTAGTAGCGGTCAGTGCGGCTGATCACGTGCCTGTGCCCCCCATGGTTCACGTCTGTTCGACCTGTGGACAGGTGAGCCGGTGGGAGTCCTGA
- the sctC gene encoding type III secretion system outer membrane ring subunit SctC, with the protein MLGSAPVVGEAYQARDENLHTFFTALSVPLGQPIVVSPAVARKHITGAFDFSSAQRTLEDTAVQQGLIWYSDGQVLYLYDASEAKSSVVALRHISVDRLRGFMRRSGLSEARYPLREGGARMFSVSGPANYVDQVLRLAQLMDRRREELRTGAQKIGVVQVLNTHVADRQYAMGDEQVSVPGMASMIEKLLAAEQKNTSPSRSGLLADKNISVMAYPDTNSLLIKGKPEQVRFIENLVAELDVPKRSVEVSLWLVDVDRDELKKIGMQLHKEGKAEGTAAFATRALAPLEDNAFMSRVTALERRRRAKVVTLPVILTQENVPAVFHDNQTFYLPRPGTDSDEWQPVIYGTQVSVLPRFAEANEIEMQLSIEDGRQLNKPRGGEAPLAAVGHIGINTVVRVSQGNRLWVGDFPRAANGAARGASFGLMANSVRLFVIQARAVGDISIGPGHPPPLAPSQYQRVKRAFVRSAEL; encoded by the coding sequence ATGCTGGGCAGCGCACCGGTCGTCGGCGAGGCTTATCAGGCTCGGGATGAAAACCTGCACACGTTCTTTACCGCGTTGTCGGTGCCCTTGGGTCAGCCCATCGTTGTCAGCCCGGCTGTTGCCCGCAAGCACATCACCGGGGCGTTCGATTTCAGCTCGGCACAACGGACCCTGGAGGATACGGCTGTCCAGCAAGGCTTGATCTGGTACAGCGACGGGCAAGTGCTCTACCTCTATGACGCCAGTGAGGCGAAAAGCTCGGTGGTTGCGTTGCGTCATATATCGGTCGACAGGCTGCGCGGATTTATGCGGCGCTCGGGGCTCAGCGAAGCGCGCTATCCCCTGCGCGAGGGCGGGGCGCGAATGTTTTCTGTTTCGGGACCGGCGAACTATGTCGATCAGGTGCTGCGTCTGGCCCAGCTCATGGATCGGCGGCGTGAAGAGTTGCGCACGGGCGCACAGAAAATCGGGGTGGTGCAGGTGCTCAACACACATGTCGCTGATCGTCAGTACGCCATGGGGGACGAGCAGGTCAGCGTACCGGGCATGGCCTCGATGATCGAAAAGCTCTTGGCCGCCGAACAGAAGAATACCTCCCCGTCCCGGTCAGGGCTGCTGGCTGATAAGAACATCTCGGTGATGGCGTATCCCGACACGAACAGCCTGTTGATCAAAGGGAAACCGGAGCAGGTGCGTTTTATCGAGAACCTCGTGGCAGAGCTGGATGTGCCTAAGCGGTCAGTAGAAGTGTCGTTGTGGCTGGTAGACGTAGACCGCGATGAGCTCAAGAAAATAGGCATGCAGTTGCATAAGGAGGGTAAGGCCGAGGGCACGGCTGCCTTTGCCACTCGGGCGCTGGCGCCCCTTGAAGATAACGCGTTCATGAGCCGAGTCACGGCATTGGAGCGACGGCGTCGGGCGAAGGTGGTGACGCTGCCCGTCATCCTGACTCAGGAGAATGTCCCGGCGGTTTTTCATGACAACCAGACCTTCTACCTGCCTCGGCCAGGGACAGACAGTGATGAGTGGCAACCGGTTATTTACGGTACTCAGGTCAGTGTTCTGCCGCGTTTTGCCGAGGCCAATGAAATCGAGATGCAGCTCTCCATCGAGGATGGTCGCCAGTTGAACAAGCCGCGCGGTGGTGAAGCACCGTTGGCAGCGGTGGGGCATATTGGGATCAATACCGTGGTGCGTGTGAGCCAGGGCAATCGGTTGTGGGTCGGTGATTTTCCACGCGCTGCCAATGGCGCCGCGCGTGGCGCGTCATTCGGGCTGATGGCCAACAGTGTGCGTTTGTTTGTGATCCAGGCCAGGGCCGTAGGGGACATCAGTATCGGGCCAGGGCATCCGCCGCCCTTGGCGCCATCTCAGTACCAGCGTGTGAAACGCGCGTTTGTTCGTTCAGCCGAGCTATGA
- a CDS encoding CmpA/NrtA family ABC transporter substrate-binding protein yields MSDSVGNSQASNPLAWVNGSDAPEKSSLDLGFMALSDCASVVVAATQGFAQPYGLTLNLKRQSSWANLRDKLVSGELDAAHSLYGLIYAVHLGIGGIAPTDMAVLMGLNQNGQSINLSHGLQQQGVTSPEALKRHVHQSRTKLTFAQTFPTGTHAMWLYYWLASQGIHPLQDVESVVVPPPQMVAHLQAGRIDGFCVGEPWCASAVKQNQGFTLATTQTIWPNHPEKVLGCTQAFVEQYPNTARVLVMAILEASRFIDESPENRRSTAQLLSAWDYLDAPLDCIEPRLLGDYDDGLGNHWQDPHALRFHGGGKVNLPYLSDGIWFMTQFRRWGLLREDPDYLAVARQVQQLEIYRQAATAVGVAAWGEEMRSSQLIDGKVWDGSDPVGYARSFRLHDMADTAAQLARR; encoded by the coding sequence ATGAGTGATTCGGTGGGCAATAGCCAGGCGAGCAACCCCCTGGCCTGGGTCAACGGCAGTGATGCCCCGGAAAAGAGCAGCCTCGACCTCGGCTTCATGGCCTTGAGCGACTGCGCCTCGGTGGTGGTCGCCGCCACTCAGGGCTTCGCCCAGCCCTACGGCCTGACCCTGAACCTCAAGCGCCAATCGTCGTGGGCTAATCTGCGGGACAAGCTGGTCAGCGGCGAACTGGATGCCGCCCACAGCCTGTATGGGCTGATCTACGCCGTGCACCTTGGAATTGGCGGTATCGCCCCCACTGACATGGCGGTACTGATGGGCCTGAACCAGAATGGCCAAAGCATCAACCTGTCTCACGGCCTGCAGCAGCAAGGGGTGACCAGTCCTGAGGCACTGAAGCGCCACGTGCACCAAAGCCGAACAAAACTCACCTTCGCCCAGACCTTTCCCACAGGCACTCACGCCATGTGGTTGTATTACTGGCTGGCCAGCCAAGGCATCCATCCGTTGCAGGATGTTGAGAGTGTGGTGGTGCCACCACCGCAAATGGTCGCGCACCTGCAAGCCGGGAGAATTGATGGTTTTTGCGTCGGCGAGCCGTGGTGTGCCAGTGCAGTGAAGCAAAACCAGGGCTTCACCCTGGCCACCACCCAGACCATCTGGCCGAATCATCCGGAAAAAGTCCTCGGCTGCACCCAAGCCTTTGTCGAGCAATACCCCAACACCGCCCGTGTGTTGGTGATGGCGATTCTGGAGGCCAGTCGCTTTATTGATGAAAGCCCTGAAAATCGCCGCTCCACCGCGCAATTGCTTAGCGCCTGGGACTACCTGGATGCCCCCCTCGATTGCATTGAACCGCGCCTGCTGGGCGACTATGACGATGGCCTGGGCAACCACTGGCAAGACCCCCACGCCCTGCGCTTTCACGGTGGTGGCAAGGTCAACCTGCCTTATCTGTCCGACGGCATATGGTTCATGACCCAGTTCCGCCGCTGGGGCTTGTTGCGCGAAGACCCGGACTACCTCGCCGTCGCCCGTCAGGTCCAGCAACTGGAGATCTATCGCCAGGCGGCGACTGCCGTGGGCGTCGCCGCGTGGGGTGAAGAAATGCGCAGCAGCCAGCTGATCGATGGCAAGGTCTGGGACGGTTCGGACCCGGTCGGCTATGCCCGCAGCTTCCGTCTGCATGACATGGCCGACACTGCCGCCCAACTCGCTCGGCGCTGA
- a CDS encoding ANTAR domain-containing response regulator, giving the protein MLRILLINDTPRKVGRLKAALTEAGFEVIDESGLTIDLPARVETVRPDVILIDTESPGRDVMEQVVLVSRDQPRPIVMFTDEHDPVVMRQAIKSGVSAYIVEGIQAQRLQPILDVAMARFESDQALRAQLQARDQQLAERKRIELAKGLLMKMKDCNEEEAYTLMRRQAMSRQQKLIQVAEQIIAMSELLG; this is encoded by the coding sequence ATGTTGCGAATCCTGCTGATCAACGACACCCCGCGCAAAGTCGGGCGCCTCAAGGCCGCGCTGACCGAGGCCGGGTTTGAGGTCATCGACGAATCCGGATTGACTATCGACCTGCCCGCACGGGTCGAAACAGTGCGCCCGGACGTGATCCTGATTGATACCGAGTCACCGGGCCGCGATGTCATGGAGCAAGTGGTGCTGGTCAGCCGCGACCAGCCACGGCCCATTGTGATGTTTACCGACGAGCACGATCCGGTGGTGATGCGCCAGGCAATCAAGTCTGGGGTCAGTGCCTATATTGTCGAAGGCATCCAGGCCCAGCGCCTGCAACCGATCCTCGACGTAGCCATGGCCCGCTTCGAAAGCGACCAGGCCCTACGCGCGCAGTTGCAGGCCCGGGACCAGCAGTTAGCGGAGCGTAAACGCATCGAACTGGCCAAAGGCCTATTGATGAAAATGAAGGACTGCAATGAGGAAGAGGCCTACACCCTGATGCGCCGCCAGGCCATGAGCCGGCAGCAGAAGCTGATCCAGGTGGCAGAGCAGATTATTGCCATGAGCGAGTTGCTGGGCTGA
- a CDS encoding NarK/NasA family nitrate transporter has translation MKSSFWKSGHTPTLFAAFLYFDLSFMVWYLLGPLAIQIAADLHLTTQQRGLVVATPILAGAVLRFLMGMLADKLSPKTAGLIGQVIVIVALFVAWKLGIHSYEQALLLGMFLGMAGASFAVALPLASQWYPAEHQGKAMGIAGAGNSGTVFAALLAPVLAAAFGWSNVFGFALIPLILTLIVFAWLARNAPERPKAKSMADYFKALGDRDSWWFMFFYSVTFGGFIGLASALPGYFNDQYGLSPVTAGYYTAACVFGGSLMRPLGGALADRFGGIRTLLGMYSVAAICIAAVGFNLPSSYAALALFVCTMLGLGAGNGAVFQLVPQRFRREIGVMTGLIGMAGGIGGFALAAGMGAIKQSTGSYQLALWLFASLGVLAWFGLHGVKRRWRTTWGSAAVTAARV, from the coding sequence ATGAAATCAAGCTTCTGGAAATCCGGCCACACACCGACTTTGTTTGCCGCGTTCCTGTATTTCGACCTGAGCTTCATGGTCTGGTACCTGCTCGGCCCACTGGCGATACAGATCGCCGCCGACTTGCACCTGACCACCCAGCAGCGTGGCCTGGTGGTGGCAACGCCGATCCTCGCGGGCGCCGTCCTGCGGTTTCTGATGGGCATGCTGGCAGACAAGCTGTCACCCAAGACCGCCGGACTGATTGGCCAGGTCATTGTCATCGTGGCCTTGTTCGTCGCCTGGAAATTGGGCATTCACAGTTATGAACAAGCGTTGCTATTGGGGATGTTCCTCGGCATGGCCGGCGCTTCCTTTGCCGTTGCCCTGCCCCTGGCGTCCCAGTGGTACCCCGCCGAGCATCAGGGCAAGGCCATGGGCATTGCCGGTGCCGGCAACTCCGGGACGGTGTTTGCAGCCCTGCTGGCGCCGGTGCTGGCGGCCGCGTTTGGCTGGAGCAATGTGTTCGGCTTCGCCCTGATTCCGCTGATCCTGACCCTGATCGTCTTCGCCTGGCTGGCCCGCAACGCCCCCGAGCGGCCAAAAGCCAAGTCCATGGCCGACTACTTCAAGGCCCTCGGCGACCGCGACAGTTGGTGGTTCATGTTTTTCTACAGTGTGACCTTCGGCGGGTTCATCGGCCTGGCCAGCGCCCTGCCCGGCTACTTCAACGACCAGTACGGCTTGAGCCCGGTTACCGCCGGTTACTACACCGCCGCCTGCGTGTTTGGTGGCAGCCTGATGCGACCTCTGGGCGGCGCGCTGGCCGATCGGTTCGGTGGGATCCGCACCTTGCTGGGCATGTACAGCGTGGCGGCAATCTGTATTGCGGCAGTGGGTTTCAACCTGCCGAGCTCCTACGCTGCCCTCGCCCTTTTCGTCTGCACCATGCTGGGCCTGGGTGCCGGTAACGGTGCAGTGTTCCAACTGGTGCCCCAGCGCTTTCGCCGAGAGATCGGCGTAATGACCGGCCTGATCGGCATGGCGGGCGGCATCGGCGGCTTCGCCCTGGCGGCGGGCATGGGCGCGATCAAGCAAAGCACTGGCAGCTATCAGCTCGCACTCTGGTTGTTCGCCAGCCTCGGTGTACTGGCCTGGTTCGGCTTGCATGGGGTCAAGCGTCGCTGGAGAACCACCTGGGGCTCGGCGGCCGTCACCGCTGCGCGGGTCTGA
- a CDS encoding bifunctional protein-serine/threonine kinase/phosphatase, whose amino-acid sequence MSLQLSVALASATGPRAENQDALRLVTPAPELAASKGYLCAIADGVSQCADGGLAARSTLQALALDYYATPQTWGVAQALDRLLLAQNRWLQANGGGLPLLTTLSALVFRGQRFTLAHVGDCRVYRWLDGDLQRISEEHVWEQPGMQHVLKRALGLDQHLVVDFLDGELREGEYFLLLSDGVWATLGDHSISAILREQADLDLAVNTLVSAAHLAGSQDNASALLVRIDQLGAATLGDALVQLRQWPLPPALKAGQRFEGWQVEAVLGQSRQSLLYRVRDAQQQPWLLKTLPASHDEDTPAAQALLSEEWFLRRVAGRAFPEVHPASGRQHLYYVMREYAGQTLAELFKQQGPLPLAQWQFLAERLLRAVGLLHRRQILHRDIKPENLLLGDDGELRVLDFGLAYCPGLSEDRAHLLPGTPSFIAPEAFNGEPPTPQQDLYSIGVTLYYLLTGHYPYGEIEAFQRPKFALPISASRYRPDLPDWLQQSLERAVAAQPEHRYETAEEWLLVLEQAERRELSLHPRPLLEREPLKVWQTLAVASLLINLVLLYWLLHR is encoded by the coding sequence ATGAGCCTGCAACTAAGCGTCGCTCTGGCCAGTGCCACCGGCCCACGGGCGGAAAACCAGGACGCCTTGCGCCTGGTTACCCCCGCCCCTGAGTTGGCCGCGAGTAAAGGCTATTTGTGTGCGATCGCCGATGGCGTCAGCCAATGCGCCGATGGTGGCCTCGCCGCCCGCTCAACCCTGCAAGCCCTGGCGCTGGACTACTATGCCACGCCGCAAACCTGGGGCGTGGCCCAAGCCCTGGACCGCTTGCTGCTGGCACAGAATCGCTGGCTGCAGGCCAACGGGGGCGGCCTGCCGTTGCTCACCACCCTCAGTGCCCTGGTGTTTCGCGGGCAGCGCTTCACCCTGGCGCATGTCGGCGACTGCCGTGTCTACCGCTGGCTGGACGGCGATTTGCAGCGCATCAGCGAAGAACATGTCTGGGAACAACCGGGCATGCAGCATGTGCTCAAGCGTGCCCTGGGCCTGGATCAGCATCTGGTGGTGGATTTTCTCGACGGTGAGTTACGTGAGGGTGAGTACTTTTTGCTGCTCAGCGACGGTGTCTGGGCGACGCTGGGGGATCACAGTATCAGCGCCATCCTGCGGGAACAGGCGGACCTGGACCTCGCCGTGAACACCCTGGTCAGCGCTGCGCATCTGGCGGGAAGCCAAGACAATGCCAGCGCCCTGCTGGTGCGTATCGACCAACTGGGCGCTGCCACCCTCGGCGATGCTCTGGTGCAGCTGCGTCAATGGCCCTTGCCGCCTGCCTTGAAGGCCGGGCAGCGCTTTGAGGGCTGGCAGGTGGAAGCCGTGCTGGGGCAAAGTCGACAGTCCCTGCTCTACCGGGTGCGTGACGCCCAGCAACAGCCCTGGCTGTTGAAAACCTTGCCGGCCAGCCACGACGAGGACACCCCGGCCGCACAAGCCTTGCTGTCAGAGGAATGGTTTCTGCGCCGGGTCGCCGGGCGAGCATTTCCTGAAGTCCACCCGGCCAGCGGCCGCCAGCATTTGTACTACGTGATGCGCGAATATGCTGGCCAGACCCTGGCCGAGCTGTTCAAGCAACAAGGCCCATTGCCCCTGGCGCAATGGCAATTCCTCGCTGAACGCTTGCTGCGTGCGGTGGGGTTGTTGCACCGTCGGCAAATCCTGCACCGCGACATCAAGCCAGAGAACCTGCTGCTGGGAGACGATGGTGAACTGCGGGTCCTGGATTTCGGCCTGGCCTACTGCCCGGGACTTTCCGAAGACCGCGCCCACCTGTTGCCAGGCACTCCGAGTTTCATCGCCCCCGAGGCCTTCAATGGAGAACCTCCTACACCGCAGCAGGATCTTTACAGCATCGGCGTGACTTTGTATTACCTGCTGACCGGGCATTATCCCTACGGCGAAATCGAGGCATTCCAACGGCCCAAGTTCGCTCTGCCTATCAGTGCCAGTCGGTATCGGCCTGACTTGCCCGACTGGCTGCAACAGAGCCTGGAGCGAGCGGTGGCCGCCCAGCCTGAACATCGTTATGAAACTGCCGAGGAATGGCTGCTGGTACTGGAACAGGCCGAGCGCCGGGAGTTGAGCCTGCATCCCAGACCGTTGCTGGAGCGAGAACCGCTCAAGGTCTGGCAGACCCTGGCAGTGGCATCGTTATTGATCAATCTGGTGCTGCTGTACTGGTTGTTGCACCGCTAA
- the nirB gene encoding nitrite reductase large subunit NirB: protein MKKLKLVMIGNGMAGVRTLEELLKLSSELYDITVFGAEPHTNYNRILLSPVLAGEQTFEEIVLNDLSWYLDNNIKLLLNRKVVQIDRVKRKVIAEDGSEAEYDRLLIATGSTPFILPIPGNTLQGVIGYRDIADTQAMIDTAKTHKHAVVIGGGLLGLEAANGLMLRGMHVTVVHIGEWLLERQLDKTSGQLLQTELESRGLVFRLQEQTQALHDAGNGRVGSVQFKNGDVIPTDLVVMAAGIRPNTELAEKSGIPCNRGILVNDTLQTYDPRIYAIGECASHRGIAYGLVAPLFEQAKVCANHLAQLGFARYQGSVTSTKLKVTGIDLFSAGDFMGGEGTETITLSDPIGGVYKKLVIKDDILVGACLYGDTADGGWYFRQIRENHAIGEIRDHLMFGENALGDVGHQGQDKAMSMADSAEVCGCNGVCKGTIVKAIQEQGLFSVDEVKKHTKAASSCGSCAGLVEQILINTVGGAADVKPKSEKAICGCSDLNHGQIRQAIRDQHLLTIDGTMRYLNWRTPNGCATCRPALNYYLISTWPGEAKDDPQSRLINERAHANIQKDGTYSVVPRMWGGVTNPSELRRIADVADKYNVPMVKVTGGQRIDLLGIKKQDLPGVWKDLDMPSGHAYGKSIRTVKTCVGSEFCRFGTQNSTQLGIELEHDLFNMWSPHKVKLAVSGCPRNCSEAGIKDVGIIGVDSGWEMYIGGNGGIKTEVAEFFVKLKTAEEVREYNGAFLQLYREEAFYLERTVHYLQRVGMEHIKKAVLEDPERRRALNERLQFSLSFEQDPWKERLEQPQLKKEFDTIPVKQLEVVT, encoded by the coding sequence ATGAAGAAACTCAAACTGGTGATGATCGGCAACGGCATGGCCGGGGTTCGCACCCTTGAAGAATTGCTCAAGCTGAGCAGCGAGCTGTACGACATCACCGTCTTTGGCGCCGAGCCGCACACCAACTACAACCGCATCCTGCTGTCGCCGGTGCTGGCCGGCGAGCAGACGTTCGAAGAGATCGTGCTCAATGACTTGAGCTGGTATCTGGATAACAACATCAAGCTGCTGCTCAACCGTAAAGTGGTGCAGATCGATCGGGTCAAACGCAAAGTCATCGCCGAAGACGGCAGCGAAGCGGAGTACGACCGCCTGCTGATCGCCACCGGTTCGACGCCGTTTATTCTGCCGATTCCCGGCAACACCTTGCAGGGCGTGATCGGCTACCGCGACATCGCCGACACACAGGCCATGATTGACACCGCCAAGACCCACAAGCACGCGGTGGTGATCGGTGGTGGCCTACTGGGCCTGGAAGCCGCCAACGGCTTGATGCTGCGGGGCATGCACGTGACCGTGGTGCACATTGGCGAGTGGTTACTGGAGCGACAACTGGACAAGACCAGCGGCCAACTCCTGCAAACTGAACTGGAAAGCCGTGGCTTAGTGTTCCGTTTGCAGGAACAGACCCAGGCCCTGCATGACGCCGGCAACGGTCGCGTCGGCTCGGTGCAGTTCAAGAATGGCGACGTGATACCCACCGACCTGGTGGTGATGGCCGCCGGCATTCGCCCCAATACCGAACTGGCGGAAAAGTCCGGCATCCCGTGCAACCGTGGGATTCTGGTCAATGACACACTGCAAACCTACGATCCGCGCATTTATGCCATCGGCGAATGCGCCAGCCATCGCGGGATCGCCTATGGCCTGGTGGCGCCACTGTTTGAGCAGGCCAAGGTCTGCGCCAATCACCTCGCACAATTGGGCTTTGCGCGTTATCAAGGCTCGGTGACTTCAACCAAGCTGAAAGTGACCGGTATCGACCTGTTCTCCGCCGGCGACTTCATGGGCGGCGAAGGCACGGAAACCATCACCCTTTCCGACCCCATCGGCGGTGTCTACAAGAAACTGGTGATCAAGGACGACATCCTCGTCGGCGCGTGTCTGTACGGCGACACCGCCGACGGTGGCTGGTACTTCCGACAGATCCGTGAGAACCACGCCATTGGCGAGATCCGCGATCACTTGATGTTTGGTGAAAACGCCTTAGGCGATGTGGGCCATCAGGGCCAGGACAAGGCCATGAGCATGGCCGACAGCGCCGAGGTTTGCGGCTGCAATGGCGTGTGCAAGGGCACCATCGTCAAGGCGATTCAGGAACAGGGCCTGTTCAGCGTCGACGAGGTCAAGAAACACACCAAGGCCGCCAGTTCCTGCGGCTCCTGCGCCGGGCTGGTGGAGCAAATCCTGATCAACACCGTCGGCGGTGCTGCGGACGTCAAACCGAAAAGCGAAAAGGCCATCTGCGGTTGCAGTGACCTCAACCACGGGCAGATCCGCCAAGCCATTCGCGACCAGCATTTGCTGACCATCGACGGCACCATGCGTTACCTGAATTGGCGTACCCCCAACGGCTGCGCCACCTGCCGGCCGGCGCTGAATTACTACCTGATTTCCACCTGGCCTGGCGAAGCCAAGGATGACCCGCAATCGCGGCTGATCAACGAGCGGGCCCACGCCAACATCCAGAAAGATGGCACCTATTCGGTGGTCCCACGGATGTGGGGGGGTGTGACCAATCCTTCGGAGCTGCGCCGTATTGCGGATGTGGCAGACAAGTACAACGTGCCCATGGTCAAGGTCACCGGCGGGCAACGCATCGACTTGCTGGGGATCAAGAAACAGGACCTTCCGGGTGTCTGGAAGGATCTCGACATGCCGTCCGGCCATGCCTACGGCAAATCCATCCGCACCGTGAAGACCTGTGTGGGCAGCGAATTCTGCCGTTTTGGCACGCAGAACTCCACGCAACTGGGCATCGAACTGGAACATGACTTGTTCAACATGTGGTCGCCCCACAAGGTCAAGCTGGCGGTCTCAGGTTGCCCGCGTAATTGCTCGGAAGCGGGGATCAAGGACGTGGGAATCATCGGCGTCGATTCCGGCTGGGAGATGTACATCGGCGGCAACGGTGGGATCAAGACCGAGGTGGCCGAGTTTTTCGTCAAGCTGAAAACCGCTGAAGAAGTGCGCGAATACAACGGCGCTTTCCTACAGCTTTATCGGGAAGAAGCCTTCTATCTGGAGCGCACCGTGCACTACCTGCAACGGGTGGGTATGGAGCACATCAAGAAAGCCGTACTGGAGGATCCAGAACGCCGCCGAGCCCTCAACGAGCGCCTGCAATTTTCTCTGTCGTTTGAGCAGGACCCGTGGAAGGAGCGTCTGGAGCAGCCACAGTTGAAAAAGGAGTTCGACACCATCCCCGTCAAACAGCTGGAGGTCGTGACATGA
- the nirD gene encoding nitrite reductase small subunit NirD: MNWLDICALDEINALGSRIISGPKGEIAIFRTSDDEVFALDDRCPHKGGPLSQGLIYGKRVACPLHNWQIDLASGEALAPDIGCAHHHHARVENGRVMLALRDAG; this comes from the coding sequence ATGAACTGGCTGGATATCTGTGCCCTGGATGAAATCAATGCCCTGGGGTCGCGCATCATCAGCGGCCCCAAAGGCGAGATCGCGATTTTTCGTACCAGTGACGACGAAGTGTTTGCCCTGGATGACCGCTGCCCCCACAAAGGCGGGCCGTTGTCCCAAGGTTTGATCTACGGCAAGCGGGTCGCCTGCCCACTGCATAACTGGCAGATCGACCTGGCCTCCGGTGAAGCCCTGGCACCGGATATCGGTTGCGCTCACCATCATCACGCCCGGGTTGAAAACGGTCGAGTCATGCTGGCCCTGCGGGATGCCGGTTGA